In Deltaproteobacteria bacterium, one DNA window encodes the following:
- a CDS encoding sigma-54-dependent Fis family transcriptional regulator, which yields MSKARILLVDDEMSILKTLTDILEDEGFTVEKASSGEEALRIFPEVAPDVTLLDVWLPGMDGIEVLKKIREQAPEALVIMMSGHGTIETAVRATKYGAYDFSEKPLSADKLIIIIENALEKKRLAEENRRLRRRFVADYEIIGESAVIRELKTQIEIAGPSKGRVLIFGENGTGKELIARQIHLHSGRSAKPFIEVNCAAIPQDLIESELFGHEKGSFTGAVTRRKGKFEQADGGTLFLDEIGDMSLSTQAKVLRVLQEQTVQRVGGSEAFDVDVRVIAATNRDLEKEIREERFREDLFYRLNVIPFRAPPLRERREDIPLLVRHFVEEYARVNGVKQKSFLEEGMELLREYHWPGNVRELKNIVERIMIMVRKETIGADEIPAGIRVDVGQAEDSGYAGSLREARLAFEGEYIRRKLIENDWNVSKTAKVLQIERSNLHRKIKSLGLEEDK from the coding sequence ATGTCGAAAGCACGAATCCTCCTTGTGGATGATGAAATGAGCATTCTGAAGACCTTGACCGATATTCTCGAGGATGAAGGGTTCACCGTGGAGAAGGCTTCCTCCGGCGAAGAGGCCTTGCGGATTTTTCCTGAAGTGGCTCCCGATGTAACCCTTCTCGATGTCTGGCTCCCCGGCATGGACGGGATTGAAGTTTTGAAAAAGATCCGGGAACAGGCGCCCGAGGCACTGGTGATCATGATGTCCGGGCACGGGACGATCGAAACAGCCGTCCGCGCGACGAAGTACGGGGCCTACGATTTTTCCGAAAAGCCCCTTTCCGCCGACAAGCTGATCATTATCATTGAGAATGCCCTTGAAAAGAAGCGGCTGGCCGAGGAGAACCGGAGACTTCGCCGACGTTTTGTCGCGGACTACGAAATCATCGGGGAGTCGGCGGTTATTCGGGAACTCAAGACCCAAATCGAGATCGCCGGTCCGAGCAAGGGCCGGGTGCTGATCTTCGGAGAGAACGGGACCGGCAAGGAACTGATCGCCCGACAGATTCATCTCCACAGCGGACGTTCCGCAAAACCTTTTATCGAAGTCAACTGTGCCGCCATTCCACAGGATCTTATTGAATCGGAACTCTTCGGCCATGAGAAGGGCTCCTTTACCGGTGCCGTGACCCGCCGAAAGGGAAAGTTTGAACAGGCCGACGGCGGCACCCTCTTTTTGGACGAGATCGGAGATATGAGTCTTTCCACCCAGGCTAAGGTGTTGCGGGTCCTCCAGGAACAGACCGTTCAGCGTGTCGGTGGATCGGAGGCCTTTGACGTTGACGTTCGGGTGATTGCGGCGACCAACCGTGACCTGGAAAAGGAAATCCGGGAAGAACGATTCAGGGAGGACCTTTTCTACCGGTTGAATGTTATCCCCTTTCGCGCCCCTCCCCTCCGGGAACGGCGGGAGGATATCCCCCTCCTGGTCCGTCATTTCGTGGAAGAGTACGCCCGGGTAAACGGCGTCAAGCAGAAGTCCTTCCTTGAGGAAGGGATGGAACTCCTCCGGGAATACCACTGGCCGGGAAATGTACGGGAACTGAAGAATATCGTGGAACGGATCATGATCATGGTCCGTAAGGAGACCATCGGGGCGGACGAGATTCCGGCGGGAATCCGTGTGGATGTCGGGCAAGCGGAAGATTCGGGCTACGCGGGAAGCCTCCGGGAGGCCCGCCTTGCTTTCGAAGGGGAGTATATCCGCCGTAAGTTGATCGAAAACGACTGGAATGTCTCAAAAACGGCCAAGGTTCTCCAGATTGAGCGGAGCAATCTCCACCGGAAGATCAAGAGCCTGGGGCTGGAGGAGGACAAATAA
- a CDS encoding nitronate monooxygenase — MKLPPLKIKNIEVPYPIIQGGMGVGISWDNLAGNVAKNGCIGIISGVCTGYRYPDFVETLKGRPLKPANLHHRESLIRIVKSAKEIAGGNGAVGVNILHCITEYGRVVKDAVDAGADLIITGAGIPLRLPEYAENPEIALVPIVSSARVLKIICKSWKHRYNRLPDAVVMEGPKSGGHQGYTLEQCRDPQYALEKILPEVLEEAAKWGEIPVIAAGGIWDRADIESFLRMGAAGVQMATRFIGTYECDASPGFKQVVLNAGKEDIALMKSPVGYPARGVISHLQKTIEEGTAPKIECISNCIVPCNHGEKSRKVGYCIADRLSDAVRGDQKTGLFFSGSNGWRVKELVHVKDLIEELTAEVPVAEKTLNS; from the coding sequence TTGAAACTCCCACCGTTGAAGATCAAAAATATCGAGGTTCCCTATCCGATTATCCAGGGAGGGATGGGAGTCGGTATCTCCTGGGACAATCTCGCCGGAAACGTCGCAAAGAACGGCTGTATCGGCATTATCTCCGGGGTCTGTACCGGTTACCGATATCCCGATTTCGTCGAGACGCTGAAAGGAAGGCCCCTCAAACCAGCCAACCTGCACCATCGGGAATCCTTGATTAGAATCGTGAAGAGTGCCAAGGAAATCGCCGGAGGGAACGGAGCGGTGGGAGTCAATATCCTCCATTGCATCACCGAATACGGCCGGGTCGTGAAGGATGCCGTCGATGCCGGGGCCGACCTGATCATCACCGGGGCCGGGATTCCGCTGAGACTCCCCGAGTATGCGGAAAATCCCGAAATCGCCCTGGTGCCGATCGTCTCATCGGCCCGGGTGCTGAAGATTATCTGCAAAAGCTGGAAGCATCGTTACAACCGTCTTCCCGATGCCGTGGTCATGGAAGGACCGAAATCGGGCGGACACCAGGGGTACACCCTGGAACAGTGCCGGGACCCCCAATACGCACTGGAAAAGATCCTGCCGGAAGTCCTGGAAGAAGCCGCCAAATGGGGGGAGATCCCGGTGATCGCCGCCGGAGGGATCTGGGACCGGGCCGATATCGAAAGTTTTCTCAGGATGGGTGCCGCCGGCGTCCAGATGGCTACACGGTTCATTGGAACCTACGAGTGTGATGCCTCCCCCGGATTCAAGCAGGTCGTCCTCAATGCCGGGAAAGAAGATATTGCATTGATGAAATCCCCCGTCGGCTATCCGGCCCGGGGAGTAATCTCACACCTGCAAAAGACCATCGAAGAAGGGACCGCTCCGAAGATCGAGTGTATTTCAAACTGTATCGTCCCCTGCAATCATGGGGAGAAATCCCGGAAGGTGGGCTATTGCATTGCCGACCGATTGAGCGATGCCGTCCGGGGAGATCAGAAAACGGGGCTCTTCTTCTCCGGCAGCAACGGCTGGCGCGTGAAGGAACTGGTTCATGTGAAAGACCTGATCGAGGAATTGACGGCAGAGGTCCCCGTCGCGGAAAAGACCCTCAACTCCTGA
- a CDS encoding efflux RND transporter permease subunit: protein MLEKIIELSIKNRFLVILGTAFILFWGAYTMTKIPLDAIPDLSDVQVIVFTKYPGQAPQVVEDQVTYPLTTAMLAVPYAKVVRGYSFFGFSFVYIIFEDGTDLYWARSRVLEYLNYAAKRLPPGVTPSLGPDATGVGWVYEYALVDKTGRNDLAKLRSIQDWYLRYQLAAVPGVSEVASIGGYVKQYQVEVDPNKLLAYNIPLSKVKKAIQRSNNDVGGRLIEMAETEYMVRGLGYIHSIEDVKNIPVGADKNGTPVLIRNIADVHLGPELRRGIAELNGEGETAGGVVIMRYGENALATINRVKKKLAELKAGLPKGVEIVPVYDRSGLIQRAVDTLKEKLVEESIVVALVCIIFLLHFRSAFVAIFTLPVGILMAFIVMSRQGLNANIMSLGGIAIAIGAMIDAAIVMIENAHKHLERDEGKKDHWEIILDASKQVGPALFFSLLIITLSFLPIFTLQAQEGRLFKPLAFTKTYSMAAAALLSVTLVPVMMGYFVRTTLLPSHWTTRKQRVVSLLAGGLSFLFLWGVLKLFTGGLAAFSLPIAGITAAIIFIVLWPQKVAKEEKNPVNRFLIWIYRPIITKVLKYRKTTILLALLCILTLLPFNRLVVQKVHNPFLKSVLEKVDTLFPLEKIGGEFMPPLYEGDLLYMPTTLPGISITKAKELLQQTDKIIKTFPEVHHVFGKIGRADTATDPAPLSMLETTIMLKPEDQWRKIPVKRWFSSWPGFLKKPLAKIWPEERTITVKELIHKLNQAIRFPGVTNAWTMPIKTRIDMLSTGIKTPVGIKIMGDDLSVLSDLGKKIEAIVRKLPGTLSAYSERVVGGYYFDYKIRRKEAARYGLTVGDVEDVIQSAVGGMNITETVEGLERYPVNLRYGRGFRNSLQQLRRILVPTPQGAQVPITQLADISIHQGPPSIKSENSRRTAWIYVDLKSSDVATYVKNAQKVIREEVSLPPGYSIVWSGQYEYMERANQRLKVVIPVTLLIIFLLLYLNFRNVPESLIVMLSLPFAIVGGVWFLHLLHYNMSIAVGVGFIALAGVAAETGVVMLIYLDQAYEEKLHEKGGPLSLTDLYSAVMSGAVERVRPKMMTVMAIMAGLFPLFWGHGAGADTMRRIAAPMIGGMVTSTVLTLIVIPAIYAIWRGQGTRGPEPKIGN from the coding sequence AATACCTGAATTATGCGGCCAAGAGACTTCCGCCGGGGGTCACCCCCTCTCTCGGCCCCGATGCCACCGGCGTGGGGTGGGTCTACGAATATGCCCTGGTTGACAAGACAGGCCGGAATGACTTGGCCAAACTTCGCAGCATCCAGGACTGGTATCTCCGGTATCAGTTGGCCGCCGTACCCGGTGTCTCCGAGGTCGCCTCCATCGGGGGGTATGTCAAACAGTATCAGGTGGAGGTCGACCCGAACAAACTCCTGGCCTACAATATTCCCCTCTCCAAGGTGAAAAAGGCCATACAGCGCTCCAATAATGATGTGGGGGGACGGTTGATCGAGATGGCCGAAACCGAATACATGGTCCGCGGGCTGGGTTATATACATTCCATTGAGGATGTCAAAAACATCCCCGTCGGCGCGGACAAGAACGGGACCCCCGTCCTGATCCGGAATATCGCGGACGTACACCTCGGCCCGGAACTGAGACGGGGAATCGCCGAACTGAACGGAGAGGGGGAAACAGCCGGCGGGGTCGTCATCATGCGGTACGGCGAGAACGCCTTGGCCACAATCAACCGCGTAAAAAAGAAACTGGCCGAGTTGAAGGCAGGACTTCCCAAAGGCGTGGAAATCGTCCCGGTTTATGATCGCTCCGGCCTGATCCAGCGGGCGGTCGATACTCTCAAGGAAAAACTGGTGGAGGAATCGATCGTCGTGGCCCTGGTCTGTATTATTTTTCTCCTCCATTTCCGTTCCGCCTTCGTTGCAATCTTTACGCTCCCGGTCGGAATCCTGATGGCCTTCATCGTCATGTCCCGACAAGGACTGAATGCCAATATCATGTCTCTGGGAGGAATCGCAATCGCCATCGGGGCGATGATCGATGCGGCCATCGTCATGATCGAAAACGCCCACAAGCACCTGGAACGGGACGAAGGGAAGAAAGATCACTGGGAGATTATCCTCGACGCATCGAAACAGGTGGGGCCGGCCCTTTTCTTCTCTCTTTTGATCATTACCCTCTCCTTCCTCCCGATTTTTACCCTCCAGGCCCAGGAGGGAAGACTTTTCAAACCGCTCGCCTTCACCAAGACCTACTCCATGGCGGCGGCCGCTCTTCTCTCCGTGACCCTGGTTCCGGTGATGATGGGGTACTTTGTCCGGACGACTCTCCTGCCGTCCCACTGGACGACACGAAAACAGCGGGTCGTTTCGCTCCTTGCAGGAGGTCTCTCCTTCCTGTTCCTGTGGGGAGTTCTGAAACTTTTTACGGGCGGTCTCGCTGCCTTCAGCCTTCCCATCGCGGGGATCACGGCCGCGATCATCTTTATCGTCCTCTGGCCCCAAAAGGTCGCAAAAGAAGAGAAAAACCCGGTGAACCGTTTTCTGATCTGGATCTATCGGCCGATCATCACAAAGGTTTTAAAGTACCGGAAGACGACGATTCTCCTCGCCCTTCTCTGTATCCTGACACTGCTCCCTTTCAACCGGCTCGTGGTGCAGAAGGTGCACAATCCTTTCCTGAAGTCCGTTCTGGAAAAGGTCGATACCCTCTTTCCGCTCGAGAAGATCGGCGGGGAGTTCATGCCTCCCCTTTACGAAGGGGACCTCCTCTACATGCCGACGACCCTGCCGGGGATCTCAATTACCAAGGCCAAGGAACTGTTGCAACAGACCGACAAGATCATTAAAACCTTTCCCGAGGTCCATCATGTCTTCGGGAAGATCGGCCGGGCCGATACCGCAACCGACCCGGCACCGCTGTCCATGCTGGAGACCACGATCATGCTGAAGCCGGAAGACCAGTGGCGGAAGATCCCGGTAAAACGGTGGTTTTCATCCTGGCCCGGTTTCCTCAAGAAACCGCTTGCCAAGATCTGGCCCGAGGAACGGACGATCACGGTCAAGGAACTGATTCACAAGCTCAACCAGGCGATCCGGTTCCCCGGTGTCACCAATGCCTGGACCATGCCGATCAAAACCCGGATCGACATGCTCTCCACCGGAATCAAGACCCCCGTGGGGATCAAGATCATGGGTGATGATCTCTCGGTTCTCTCCGACCTGGGAAAGAAGATCGAGGCAATCGTCCGCAAACTGCCGGGGACCCTCTCGGCCTACTCGGAACGTGTCGTAGGCGGTTACTACTTCGACTATAAGATCCGGAGGAAGGAGGCGGCCCGTTACGGGTTAACCGTAGGAGATGTCGAGGATGTGATCCAGTCCGCCGTGGGTGGGATGAACATCACGGAGACAGTGGAAGGGCTGGAACGCTATCCCGTCAACCTCCGTTACGGCAGAGGATTCCGGAACTCCCTGCAGCAACTGAGAAGGATACTGGTCCCCACCCCCCAAGGGGCACAGGTCCCCATCACCCAGTTGGCGGATATCTCGATTCACCAGGGACCGCCTTCGATCAAAAGCGAAAACTCCCGGCGCACGGCCTGGATTTATGTGGACTTAAAGAGCAGTGACGTGGCAACCTATGTAAAAAACGCGCAGAAGGTCATTCGTGAAGAGGTCTCACTGCCGCCCGGATACAGCATCGTCTGGTCGGGCCAGTACGAATACATGGAACGCGCCAATCAGCGCCTCAAGGTTGTGATCCCCGTGACGCTTCTGATCATCTTCCTTCTGCTCTACCTGAACTTCCGGAACGTGCCGGAGAGTCTGATCGTCATGCTCTCTCTCCCCTTCGCCATCGTCGGGGGGGTCTGGTTCCTCCATTTGCTGCACTATAATATGAGTATTGCCGTCGGGGTCGGCTTTATCGCCCTGGCCGGTGTGGCGGCGGAGACGGGGGTGGTCATGCTGATCTACCTCGATCAGGCCTATGAGGAAAAATTGCATGAAAAAGGCGGCCCCCTCTCCCTCACCGACCTCTACAGCGCCGTCATGAGCGGCGCCGTGGAGCGGGTCCGTCCCAAGATGATGACGGTCATGGCGATCATGGCCGGACTCTTCCCGCTCTTCTGGGGGCATGGAGCCGGAGCCGACACCATGCGGCGAATCGCCGCCCCCATGATCGGCGGGATGGTCACCTCCACGGTCCTGACCCTCATCGTCATTCCCGCCATCTATGCCATCTGGCGGGGACAGGGAACTCGGGGCCCGGAACCGAAAATCGGGAATTAG
- a CDS encoding HAMP domain-containing protein: MQSRDQKRQPSLRSFRRYWIAVLVLLLLSGVTLLARGHLRTGGTLTFPVSDYVVLFALGLVIAILSLILLLMVFRNLIKYYFEGRKTKPRARIKTKLIIAFVGFSLVPSVLLFTTASFLITSSIDNWFNARVDRSLQESLDVAKVYYKNSELNALYYGRQISQRITDQRLLNEGALDALKELINRKQKEYNLGVVEVFSATHEELVKAMNPKVPSTTFVGPRSEIIEIGLKGKEVTDSEPAGEGDIIRGVVPILSSWNRKDVVGVLVVNYYVQKSLTAKMMNITQAFNEYRDQAMLKNPIKGIYVMFLLLVTLVIVFSATWVGLYQARKITIPIQGLTEATHRIAEGDLDFVIDVESKDEVGSLVDSFNQMMNDLKSSKENLERTNVELKVSNEELDRRRSYIETILRNIDTGVISLDWEGKVTTINPAAERMLAIPMVQARGKDYRGVFHYPQLLESIRVVTTGHKKNFRREFQLPTPTRTLFLKTQVTVLEDDRGNYLGAVVVLDDFSELVRAQKVAAWREVARRIAHEIKNPLTPIQLSAQRLRRKQEKKSDDLDEVLQECTATIIREVDGLKRLVNEFSQFAKMPDARPTPNNLHEIVSEVCALYEGHRGIELVRELDESLPVIHVDREQLRRVLINLLENAVEAMDGEGRIRITTRYNPDLQMATLEVCDEGIGIPPEDKGKLFLPYFSRKKSGTGLGLAIVDRIIKDHGGYIRVKDNTPRGTRFIIELPTAA; encoded by the coding sequence ATGCAGAGCCGGGACCAGAAAAGACAACCTTCCCTCCGTTCCTTCCGCCGTTATTGGATTGCCGTTCTCGTGCTGCTGCTTCTGTCCGGGGTGACCCTCCTGGCCCGGGGGCATCTCCGGACCGGGGGAACCCTGACCTTCCCCGTCTCCGATTACGTGGTCCTCTTTGCCCTCGGACTGGTGATCGCCATTTTATCCCTCATCCTTCTCCTGATGGTTTTCCGGAACCTGATTAAATACTATTTCGAAGGGAGGAAGACCAAACCCCGTGCCCGAATCAAGACCAAGCTGATCATCGCCTTCGTCGGGTTCTCGCTGGTCCCGTCCGTCCTCCTCTTCACCACGGCCAGTTTCCTCATTACCTCCAGTATCGACAACTGGTTCAACGCCCGTGTCGACCGTTCCCTCCAGGAATCCCTCGACGTCGCCAAGGTCTATTACAAGAACTCGGAACTCAACGCCCTCTATTACGGGCGGCAGATCAGCCAACGGATTACGGACCAACGGCTCCTCAATGAAGGAGCCCTGGATGCCCTGAAGGAACTGATCAACCGGAAGCAGAAGGAGTACAATCTCGGCGTGGTGGAGGTTTTTTCCGCGACCCACGAGGAACTGGTCAAGGCGATGAACCCCAAAGTCCCTTCCACAACCTTTGTCGGGCCCCGTTCCGAGATTATCGAGATCGGTCTGAAAGGAAAGGAAGTCACCGACAGCGAACCGGCCGGCGAGGGGGACATCATCCGGGGGGTCGTTCCGATCCTCTCCTCCTGGAACCGGAAGGATGTGGTCGGTGTCCTCGTCGTCAATTATTATGTTCAAAAGAGCCTGACGGCCAAGATGATGAACATCACCCAGGCCTTCAACGAGTACCGGGATCAGGCGATGCTGAAAAACCCGATCAAGGGGATCTACGTCATGTTTCTCCTCCTGGTCACTCTGGTGATCGTCTTTTCCGCAACCTGGGTGGGGCTCTACCAGGCCCGGAAGATCACCATCCCGATCCAGGGATTAACCGAGGCGACGCACCGGATTGCCGAGGGAGATCTCGATTTCGTCATCGACGTGGAGTCGAAGGATGAAGTGGGAAGTTTGGTCGATTCCTTCAACCAGATGATGAACGATCTGAAGAGCAGCAAAGAGAATCTGGAACGGACCAACGTGGAACTCAAGGTCTCCAATGAGGAACTCGACCGGCGGCGGAGTTACATCGAAACGATCCTCCGCAACATCGATACCGGCGTGATTTCTCTCGACTGGGAAGGAAAGGTGACCACCATCAATCCGGCGGCGGAGCGGATGCTGGCCATCCCCATGGTCCAGGCCCGGGGCAAGGATTACCGCGGGGTGTTTCATTATCCCCAGTTGCTGGAGAGTATCCGGGTGGTGACGACAGGTCACAAAAAGAATTTTCGCCGGGAGTTCCAGCTCCCGACACCGACCCGGACCCTCTTTCTGAAGACCCAGGTGACGGTCCTGGAAGACGATCGGGGAAACTATCTGGGGGCGGTCGTGGTCCTCGACGATTTTTCCGAGCTGGTCCGTGCCCAGAAGGTGGCGGCCTGGCGGGAGGTGGCCCGGAGGATCGCTCATGAGATCAAGAATCCCCTGACCCCGATCCAGCTTTCGGCGCAGCGTCTGCGGCGCAAGCAGGAGAAGAAGTCCGACGATCTCGATGAGGTCCTGCAGGAGTGCACCGCAACGATCATCCGTGAAGTGGATGGGTTAAAACGGCTGGTCAACGAGTTTTCCCAGTTTGCCAAGATGCCCGATGCCCGCCCCACCCCGAACAATCTGCATGAAATCGTTTCCGAGGTCTGTGCCCTCTATGAAGGACACCGGGGGATCGAGCTGGTCCGGGAACTGGACGAGAGTCTTCCCGTGATCCATGTGGATCGGGAACAGCTGCGGCGGGTCCTGATCAACCTGTTGGAGAATGCCGTGGAGGCCATGGACGGCGAGGGGAGGATCCGGATTACGACCCGTTACAATCCGGACCTGCAGATGGCCACCCTCGAGGTCTGTGATGAAGGGATCGGGATTCCTCCGGAAGACAAGGGAAAACTCTTTCTCCCCTATTTCTCCCGGAAGAAATCGGGGACCGGTCTTGGGTTGGCCATCGTTGACCGGATCATCAAGGACCACGGCGGTTACATCCGGGTCAAGGACAATACGCCCCGGGGGACCCGCTTTATCATTGAACTTCCCACGGCGGCGTAG
- a CDS encoding NUDIX hydrolase: MTDKPRNPFPTVDLIIELEEKGIVLIQRKNPPHGWALPGGFVDYGESLETAAVREAKEETGLDVTLIRQFHSYSDPARDPRQHNISTVFIAKAEGTPKAADDAKETGTFTRKTLPGKLAFDHGRILEDYFTGRY; this comes from the coding sequence ATAACGGACAAACCACGTAACCCGTTTCCCACGGTGGATCTTATTATTGAGCTGGAAGAAAAGGGGATCGTCCTGATTCAACGGAAGAATCCCCCCCACGGCTGGGCCCTGCCGGGGGGCTTTGTCGATTACGGGGAGTCGCTGGAGACGGCGGCGGTCCGCGAAGCAAAAGAGGAGACCGGACTCGATGTGACCCTGATCCGGCAGTTTCACTCCTACTCCGATCCGGCCCGGGATCCCCGGCAGCATAATATTTCCACCGTATTTATTGCGAAAGCTGAAGGGACCCCGAAAGCGGCCGATGATGCGAAGGAAACGGGGACCTTTACGAGGAAGACCCTGCCGGGAAAACTGGCTTTTGATCATGGACGGATATTGGAGGACTACTTTACGGGGCGCTACTGA
- a CDS encoding YHS domain-containing protein, which translates to MKKQSLILSGILSILMALSFCTLLPAEEGGMQGMKGHNMKGMMEKTMGKTVTDPVCGMKINPETAAGGKMEYEGKTYYFCGDADRKAFEQDPAKYIKKTKEDSHHGMKMKHEENKTDQEEHHEMEMEGNKSEGQEDHHMMGESHWMAPAEAAEKINPVKATKNSIAKGKTIFEQRCIICHGKDAKGTGALADSLNPKPADLTGWMVRMHPDGDIFYKISRGRGAMPAWKTTTSEEDRWNVINYIRSLNNEK; encoded by the coding sequence ATGAAAAAGCAGAGTCTGATCTTATCCGGAATCCTATCCATTCTTATGGCCCTCTCTTTTTGCACCCTCCTCCCCGCGGAAGAAGGGGGGATGCAGGGAATGAAGGGACACAACATGAAAGGGATGATGGAGAAAACAATGGGCAAGACCGTGACAGACCCGGTCTGCGGGATGAAGATTAACCCCGAAACGGCGGCCGGGGGCAAGATGGAATACGAAGGGAAGACCTACTACTTCTGCGGCGATGCCGACCGGAAGGCCTTTGAACAGGATCCTGCAAAATACATCAAAAAAACAAAGGAAGACTCCCATCACGGCATGAAGATGAAACACGAAGAAAATAAAACGGATCAGGAGGAACACCATGAGATGGAAATGGAAGGAAACAAAAGTGAAGGACAGGAAGATCACCACATGATGGGAGAGTCCCACTGGATGGCCCCGGCCGAAGCGGCGGAAAAGATCAACCCCGTGAAGGCAACAAAGAACTCCATCGCAAAGGGAAAAACGATCTTCGAACAACGGTGCATCATCTGTCACGGGAAGGACGCAAAGGGAACAGGCGCCCTGGCCGACAGCCTCAACCCCAAACCGGCGGACCTGACCGGCTGGATGGTCCGCATGCATCCGGATGGAGATATCTTCTACAAGATCTCCAGAGGACGGGGCGCCATGCCTGCCTGGAAAACAACGACCTCCGAAGAGGACCGATGGAACGTAATCAACTATATCCGGTCCCTGAACAACGAAAAATAA